In Eupeodes corollae chromosome 3, idEupCoro1.1, whole genome shotgun sequence, a single genomic region encodes these proteins:
- the LOC129949954 gene encoding 60S ribosomal protein L12, with amino-acid sequence MPPKFDPTEIKLVYLRCVGGEVGATSSLAPKIGPLGLSPKKIGDDIAKATSDWKGLKITVCLTIQNRQAAISVVPSAASLIIKALKEPPRDRKKQKNIKHSGNITFDDILSIANQMRPRSMARDLSGVCKEILGTAQSVGCTVDGRPPHDIIEDINSGAIEVPLE; translated from the exons atgccacCAAAATTCGATCCTACTGAAATCAAATTGG TTTACTTGCGTTGCGTTGGTGGTGAAGTGGGAGCTACATCTTCCCTTGCCCCAAAAATTGGTCCACTTGGTTTG tctCCCAAAAAAATTGGTGACGACATCGCAAAGGCCACCTCAGACTGGAAGGGTTTAAAAATCACAGTATGCCTTACAATTCAAAACAGGCAAGCTGCTATTTCCGTTGTTCCATCAGCTGCATCCCTTATCATTAAGGCTCTTAAAGAACCACCAAGGGACAGGAAGAAGCAAAAGAATA tcAAACACAGTGGAAACATAACTTTTGACGATATCTTATCCATTGCCAACCAAATGCGCCCCCGCTCCATGGCCAGGGACTTATCTGGAGTGTGCAAAGAAATTCTTGGCACTGCCCAAAGTGTGGGTTGCACTGTTGACGGAAGGCCACCACACGACATCATTGAAGATATTAACTCTGGAGCCATTGAAGTCCCACTTGAATAG